The following are encoded in a window of Chionomys nivalis chromosome X, mChiNiv1.1, whole genome shotgun sequence genomic DNA:
- the Serpina7 gene encoding LOW QUALITY PROTEIN: thyroxine-binding globulin (The sequence of the model RefSeq protein was modified relative to this genomic sequence to represent the inferred CDS: deleted 2 bases in 2 codons; substituted 2 bases at 2 genomic stop codons), producing the protein MCNHLHSRMSVFLYLFLLDYKATIHCTQYNISEGKVTICHLSQQNATLYKMSSINADFAFSRYCRFPVENPDWNIIFSPGSTXAALAMLSFASVSNTQTQILEVLGFNLTDTPITELHQGFQHLICSLNFPKNELEFQMGNAVFIGQQLKPLARVLDDVKTLYETEVFPTDFSNVSAVQQEINSYVKKQTKGKIIDLIQDLRLNIIMILVNYIHFKRKXANPFHVSKTEESSSFSVDKTTTVQVPPPMMHHLEQYYHFLDVKLNCTVLQMDYSENALALSVLPKEGYVEWVEAALSSKTLKKWNYLRQKGWVELFVPKFSISVTYDLGSTLQKMGMRDALAESADFAGIMRDNGLKHSCAFHNAGLHIGEQRTKEVAAPEAVSLEQPEVASLHPIIQFDRTFLLMVLEKRTRSILFLGKVINPANE; encoded by the exons ATGtgta ATCATCTCCATTCCAGAATGTCAGTGTTCCTCTATCTGTTTCTCTTGGACTACAAGGCTACAATCCATTGTACACAATATAACATCTCTGAAGGCAAAGTTACAATCTGCCATTTGTCCCAACAAAATGCCACTCTCTATAAGATGTCATCTATCAATGCTGACTTTGCATTCAGTCGATATTGTAGGTTCCCTGTGGAGAACCCAGACTGGAACATCATCTTTTCCCCTGGGAGCACATAAGCTGCTTTAGCCATGCTTTCTTTTGCATCTGTCTCTAACACTCAAACTCAGATTCTGGAGGTCTTGGGGTTTAACCTCACAGATACTCCAATAACGGAATTACATCAGGGCTTCCAACATTTGATCTGTTCTTTGAATTTCCCAAAGAATGAACTGGAATTTCAGATGGGAAATGCAGTTTTCATTGGGCAGCAGCTGAAACCACTGGCAAGGGTTTTGGATGATGTCAAG ACCCTTTATGAAACTGAAGTCTTTCCTACCGACTTCTCCAATGTTTCTGCAGTCCAGCAGGAGATCAACAGTTATGTGAAGAAGCAAACCAAAGGGAAAATTATAGACCTAATTCAAGACCTTAGACTGAACATTATCATGATTCTGGTGAACTATATTCATTTCAAACGTAAG TAGGCAAATCCTTTCCATGTATCTAAAACAGAAGAGAGTTCCAGCTTCTCAGTAGACAAGACCACCACAGTacaagtg cccccccccatgatGCACCACCTAGAACAATACTATCATTTTCTGGATGTAAAGCTGAATTGCACAGTACTCCAAATGGACTATAGTGAAAATGCCCTGGCACTTTCTGTCCTTCCAAAGGAGGGATACGTAGAGTGGGTGGAGGCAGCCTTGTCATCTAAGACATTGAAGAAGTGGAACTACTTACGGCAGAAAGG ATGGGTTGAGTTGTTTGTTCCAAAGTTTTCCATTTCTGTCACATATGACCTTGGAAGTACACTTCAGAAGATGGGCATGAGGGATGCCCTTGCTGAAAGTGCCGACTTTGCTGGAATTATGAGAGACAACGGTCTAAAACATTCCTGT GCTTTTCACAACGCTGGGCTGCATATTGGAGAACAGAGAACCAAAGAAGTAGCTGCTCCTGAAGCTGTGTCTCTGGAACAGCCAGAAGTAGCTTCTCTTCATCCCATTATCCAATTTGACAGAACATTCTTATTGATGGTTTTGGAGAAAAGGACCAGAAGCATTCTCTTTTTAGGGAAAGTCATTAACCCAGCTAATGAGTAA